In Lysobacter sp. FW306-1B-D06B, the sequence TGTCGGCGAGGGCGTCGAACAACGGGGACAGGGCCGCGTCGTCGGTGGCGCCGTCGAGCGCGGCGGGGCTGGCGAGCCAGCGCTCCAGCGCGCGGGTCGCGTGCCCGCTCTTCGGCCACGGCGCATCGAACGCGCCATTGGACATGGCGTGCAGGCCGGGGGCGACAGCGTGCGTCTGGAAGGCCGGGTAATTGCTGGCGAAAGCGAGCTCCTGGCCGTCATAGGCCAGGGTGTTGAAGCGGCCGTACTCGGCGGCGTGCGGGGCGATGGAGGCGAGGGCCTCCTGTGCGCTGGCGCGGCCGGCGGCGAACCCGCGCACCAGCGCTCCACGCGAGCGCGGCATCGTGCCCTCCGGCTGACCGGCCCGCACGTTGGTGACGGCGGCCAGACGCCCGTGCGTGGACGCCATCAGCCAGCCGCCGCCGGCCAGCAGGTCGCGGCCGCCGTAGACGGTCGAATCGTCCGGGTCGGCGCCCGCCGGCGACGTCGGGCGGGCATGCGCCTCGTCGCGATTGGCGATGAGGGCGAGCCGATAGCGGGGATGGTGCTTCCAGGAGAGGGCGATCAGGCACATGCAATCAGCCACATACGGAGAAATCGACAAGAGGAATCATCACCGGGTTCAGCTGACCCGGCTGGAGCAGTGTAGGGATAGTCCTACAAAGCCGTAGTGCCCGCGCTGACTGTGACGGGCAGAAAACCTAGGCAGCCTATGAATCCGTCCCCCCACGTCCCACAGGACGTCCCCCAGCCGGGAGGAGCCCCTCATGTACCGCGTCGAACTATCTCGCCACGACGGCGGCCTGATGCAACAGCAGATTGCCGAAGCGTCCGCTGACTACACCAGCGCCGAAGCCGCGCTGGCTGCGGTGTTGCCGCAGGCCAAACGCTGCGCCGAAAAAAGCCAGCAGGCCTTGTGGCTGCGCATCTACGACGAGCGCTCCCGCGTCGTGTTCGGTACGCTGCTGCCCTGAGCGGCGGGCGTGCTCCCGCCCAACCGGGAGCACGACATGGGAAAGAAGGAATTCGAAGCCTCCATCGCCAACGGTGCCCACCGCCGCATGGCGGGGATGATCGGCGAATGGGAAGGGACGTTCCGCCTGTGGTTCCAGCCCGACCACGTCGCATGCGAGGCGCCGCAGCGCGGCACGATCCGCGGCGTTCTCGATGGCCGCTTCCTGCTGCACGAATACCGCACGCGTTTCGACGAAGAGCCGATCGAAGGGCTGGCCCTCTACGGCCTGCACCTGGACGACAACGCCTACGAGTCCGCGTGGGTGGAAAGCTTCGGCACCGGAACCAGCATCATGTTCTCCACCGGCCCGGCGACGGCGGAGCATTTCAACGTGCTGGGCAGCTACGGCGACGGGCAGGGCGGTCCGCGCTGGGACTGGCGCACCGAGATCGAACAGCCCGATCCCGACCAGCTCATCATCACCATGACCAACATCTCGCCCCAGGGCGAAGCGGCGCGAGCCGTGGAAGTGCGCTATCGCCGGGTGACGAACGCCGGCGTGTGAGGCGGTCGGTCAGACACCCTGTCGGTGCAGCCGCAGCGCGACGCCGTTGGCGACGATGGCGAAGCAGTCCGCATCGATGCGGTCCACCGCGCCGCCGTCGCTGAGGTGATACGAACGCAGTCCTTCCACGCGCCGCTGCCCCGCCGCGCTGCGCGTGTCGATGTAGGTGCGGCGCACATGGACGGTGTAGCGATTGCCGGCGTCGTCGTAGGCGCTGAAGGTCTCGTTCGGCATGATCGGCTCCCCTGGGGCGGCCGACACGATCCGGTATCGGCGTCTCGCCGGTTGAGATCGCGCATCGCGCCGTCAGGTCACGATGCGCAATCCCATCTGCCCCAGCGACATCACGATGAACTGCAGCGCCAGCGCGACCTGCAGGATGCCCAGCACCGCGCCGAGGATCTGCAACACGAGCGGGCCGAAGCCGCGCATCACGGTGCGTGCGAACAGCATCGCCAGCAGGTTCAGCGCCATCACCGCGATCGCCAGCCCGAGCACGGACACCGAACGCTGCATGTCCGCGCTGATCGCCATCAGCACGATCACGGTAGCCACGCCGTAAGGCGTGACCGCGATGGGGAACACCAGGCGCATCAATTGCGGCTCCGGCGGCGCGTCGGCGGGTGGCGTCGGCGGCTCGTATTGCGACAAGACCATCTGCAATGCCACCAGCAGGAACACCAGCCCGGCGGCGAGTTGCATCACGGTCGGCGCGATCTGCCATTTCCGCAGCAGTGACGCGCCCAGGAAGGCGGCCACCAGCACCGCCGCCACCGAGATCGCGAACACTTTCCACGCTATCGCCCGCGCCTGCGCCGGCGGGAGCGCGCGGGTCTGCATGAAGAACGGGCCGATCAGTTTCAACGGTCCCAGCATGATGAAGAAGAACAGGAAGACCTTCGATGCACTCAACGTGTAGGTGTGCGACGCGGCGACGGCCGGGGCGGTCTGCAGGAACGTGAGCAGTTCGATGGGCATGGTCGAAACCTCAGAACAGGAACAACCACACGGCCGTCAGCCCGCCCATGACGAGCAGGCCAAAGCTGGCGACGATCGTGCCCTTCTGGCGCGCCACGTACTGGCCTTTCTCGATGTCTTCCCCGACGCGCCAGTAGCGGTAGATCGACCACACCAGCAGGATCAGCCCCAGCACCACCATCCCGATGCCGGCCTGCCCGCTGTTCTCCAGCAGCGGCCGGGTGCCCTCCGGCGCCTTGCCTTGCTGGATGAGGTAAATGCTGAAGCGATTGAGCGTGATGCCGAAGCCCACCAGCGACACCGTCGTGCGCAGGTAGCTCAGATGCGTGCGTTCGTTGGCCAGGTGCGAGCGCAGGTTCGACACCTGCGTGCGATATACCGACAGCCGCGTGCGGTACATCGACAAGGTCGTCGACGACGTGGCCGCATCGGGCTTGTCCTGGATCTGCGCGGCGAGTTCCGCAGGAAGCGGGGGAGGGGTGGGATCGACGGCACTCATCGGATGCGGCCTCGCGTTTTCGGGAAACGGTGGACGGCGATTGGTGCGATACCGGGCACGCAGGCGCCGGGCCTGCGAACAATGTCGCGCGGTTCGTTAGTGTGGTGTGAGATGCGAACGGCGATCGGATGCTGCCTGCCGACCCGAAGAAAACGAAAAGGCCAGGTCGTAAGACCTGGCCTTTCGAAATCCTGGTGCCGGAAGTGGGACTCGAACCCACACGCTTTTAAGGGCGGCGGATTTTGAGTCCGCTGCGTCTACCGATTCCGCCATTCCGGCGCGGGCGCGCAGTATAGCCGAGGGCGGAGTCGATGGCAGCCGGTTAAAGGCCCAGGCCGCCGTGGCGGGCCATGGCCGCAGCCAGAACGAAGATCGCCGCCAGCAGGAGCAGTTCGAAGCGGACGATGCCGCGCAGCTTGGCGATCTCTGCCGCGTCCGGCACATAGATGGGGTTGGCCGCCAGCGCCTTGCGCCAGCGCAGGAAACGCACCGTCGGCAGGATCGAGAGCAGGCCGACCAGCAAGAAGGCGCCCACCTTGGCGTGGAACCAGGGGTTGTGCAGGTAGAAATCGTGGCCCTTGATGCCGAACGCCACGCGCGCGATGCCGACCACGATCAGCAGCATCGCGCAGATGCCGTAGCCCATGTCGATGCCGGCCAGACGTTGCAGGACCTGGCGGTCGAGCGTGCCGCGCAGCAGGCTGGCTTCGGCCACCAGCATGGCGATGAGGCCGAAGACGAGCAGGTGGTGCAGGGAAGCAAGGACGAAATCGATCAGCACGCGTGGGCGCTCCTGTCGTCGGGAGCGCCCAAGCTACTGCCGCGGGGCGTCGCGGCCAAGGTGCCGAAGGTCAGGACTGTGGCGCGAGGCTCAGTCGACGTCGTCGGTGCACAGCACCTTGGCGACGCGCGAGAACCATTCGCCCTGCTCGGGCATGAAGGTCGCGCACGATTCCATCGGCGCCTTGTAGATGTGCAGCGACACGGCGACGGCGTCGTCGCTGGCGTTGCGGATCGTGTGGTACTCGTGCGGCGGGATCAGGCTGCCGGCGCTGCCCGGGCCGGCGTGCATGCCGCCGGTGGCGCGGAAGCGGAAACGCTCGCCTTCGCGTTCGAGCAGTTCGTACTGGGTGATTTCGAGCTCGCCGTCCCACACGCCTTCCACGCACCACAGGCCGCTGTGGTCGTGCACCGGCGTGCCCTGGCCGGGGCCCCAGGTCATCGCGACCACGCTGTAGCCGTGCTCGCGGCTGCGATAGAGCTCGCGGCGGGCGTAGTGGTCGGTGATGGGTTCGTGCACGCACTCCGGCAGGCGCACGTCGCGGTCGCGGATCATGCTGCACAGCGTGGTGCGCAGCGCGCTGGTGACCGCGTGTTCGTCGCCGTGGCTCACGGCGGCGTCGATGGCGGCGACTAGCTTGTCGTGGCCGGGGAAGTCGAAGTCGGGAAGCGTGTCGGTGGCGTTCATGGGGGCGATTCTATCGCGGCCCCGGCGCGCACTTTCTTGCGTCGCATCAATCCTCGTCGGTACGCGCGCCCTCCGAGGGCGCCTGCAGTGCGTTCAGGAAGTCCGCGACGGCGGGTCCGAACCGGGCGATGTCCACCAGAAACGCGTCATGCCCCTGCGGCGAGGGCAGCGGCAGGAAGGTCGCTTCCGTGCCACCGGCACGAAGGCCGTCGGCGATTTCCTCCTGCTGCTGCAACGGGAACAGGATGTCGGTGTGCACGCCGATCGCCAGCGCCTTCTCCAGCCGGATGCTGGCCAGCCCGCCGCCGTATTCGCCGATGTCGAACCAGTCCATCGAGCGGCTGAGATAGAGGTAGCAGTTGGGGTCGAACCGGCGCACGAAACGGCGCGCGTGGCCTTCCAGATAGCTTTCGACCTCGAACTCCAGTCCGAACGGATCTTCGTCCGCGCGATCGGAATCCAGCCGCACGCGGCCGAAGCGGCCGTCCCACTCCAGCGCGGAGCGGTAAGTGATCACGCCCAGCTTGCGCGCCATGCGCATGCCCGATTCGGGGTAGTGCGCGTCGTCGTACTGGCCGTGGTTCCAGTTCGGGTCCAGGCGGATCGCCTCGCGTTGCAGCGAGCGGATCGCGATGGAGAACGGCAATGCCTTCGCCGCGCCGGAAATGTTGATGTGGTTGCGCGCCAGGCCCGGATGCCGCAGCAGGAACGCCAGCGCGGTCATGCCGCCCATCGAATTGCCGATGAGGCAGGCCAGATGCTCGATGCCCAGGCCGCGCACGAGGTGCGCCGAGGCGTCGGCGCCGTCTTCCACCGACAGGTCGGGGAAGTCGAGGCGATACAGGTCGCCTGTGATCGGGTTGATCGACGCCGGACCCGTGGAACCCTTGCAACTGCCCAGCGAATTCACGCAGATCACGAACCAGCGGTCGCTGTCGATCGGCTTGCCGGGGCCGATCATCGCTTCCCACCATCCGGCTTCCGGATTGGCTTCGTTGCTGGCCGCGTGCGCATCGGGCGAGAGACCGGTGACGATGAGCACTGCGTTGTCGCGCGCGGCGTTGAGCGTGCCCCAGGTTTCGAAAGCCACGCGCGCGCCCTGCAGTTCGCCGCCGCGTTTCATCGGGAACGGGGAGGGCAGGTCGAACCAGCGGGTGCCGGGGGGGATGAATTCGGTCATGGGACAAGCTTAACGGGCAGGGCGCGGATCGGCATCGGTGGAGATGGAGGTCGAGCGTTCCACGTGCGGGAACCTTCGAGGTTCTGTGAGCCCTGTCGGGACTCACCCAATCCGCGTCATGGCGTCATCCCCGCGAAGGCGGGGATCCAACTGTGAAGGCATCACGCGCTTCGGAAAGCGGAGCGCCCGCGGAGCCTTGGAGAGTGCCGCCCTTCGGCGGCCCGAAAGCCCCCGCCTTCGCGGGAATGACGGCTCCTGCACAGACGTCCACTGCACGGAGTGCTCCGCCGACCTCACCCAGCCGCTCTCCCATCGGGAGAGGGGCTGAACATCAAGGACGAACCTGATCGATCACCAGTTCGATCGCGCCGGACTTGCCCGACGGCTTCGCCTTCGCTTCCAGATCGCCCGGCTGCGGCATCGCATTACCGCTGGCCGAGATGCGCGCGAGCACTTCGACCTGATCCAGCTGCGAGAGCTTCATCGTCGGCATCGGGCTGTCGCCGTCGTCGAGCATGACTTCACGCGGGAAATCCGTCGCCGGCAGCTTCTCGACGGCAACCGGCATCGGCGGGCCGCCGGCCTGGCGCGCGATCACGAACAGGCTCGCGTTCGCCGGCACCTTCGCAGCCAGTTCGGGCGCGATGGTTACCTTCACGGTGAGGCCGCCCTGTGCGGGCGCCGACGCAGCAGGCGTCGCCGACGGCGGCAGCGGCGACAGTCCGGCCTCGGCGCGCGCGGCGTCGATCTGCGCGCGCAGCGGTGCCGCGGCCGCCGCATCGACGACGGCGAGCAGCGGCTCCCAGGTCTTCGCCGCTTCGGCCGGTTGCGCGGCCTGACGCTGCGCGATGCCGAGGAACCAGCGCGCGCGCTGATGCATGGGTTGAAGTTCGATCGCCTGGCGCAGCATCGCTACGCCCTGCGCGTCGAAACGGCGCTCCGGCGCGGCGAGGGCGCGCATCTCGGCGGCTTCGGCCAGCAGGTCCGGATCGTCCGGCACCAGCTTCACCGCACGCGCGAGCGCGTCGGCGGCCTTGGCGGCATTGCCTTCGGCGACATACGCGCGGCCGAGCAGGCGCCAGCCTTCGACCTGGTTCGGATCGCGCTTGAGTTCGGCTTCCAGTTGCGCGATGGCGTCGGCCAGCGTCTCGGGCGCGCGACGCTGCGCGAAGTCCAGCGCAGTGGGCGTACCGACGGCGAGGTAGGCCAGCGCCGTCGCCAGCGTCAGCCCCACGATGACCGCGACGCCTGCGACGCGGCGCGTGCGCCACAGCGGTCGCAGCACGTAGGTGAGCGTCAGCACGGCCAGCACCAGGCCGGCGATCACGAAACCCCACATCGCACCGCTCATCACCACTCCTGCTCTTCGTTGCGTTCGTCGGGCGTCGTCGTTGCCGAGCGGCGCGAGCGGTGGCGAACCGCGCCGGCCACGATGAAGCCGCCCGCCAGCAGGACCACCGCCGGGCCGAACCACAGCAGCCACGTCTTGCTTTCCACCTGCGGGCGGTACAGCACGAATTCGCCGTAACGCGCCACCAGGAAGTCCTTGATCTCCGCGTCGCTCTTGCCCTGGCGCATCAGCTGGAGCACTTCGCGACGCAGGTCCACCGCGATCTGCGCGTTGGAATCGGCCAGCGACTGGTTCTGGCACATCACGCAGCGCAGTTCGCTGACCAGCGCGTGGAAGCGCTTTTCTTCCGTCGAGCCGGTGAAGGTGAGCGGCGAGGCGTCG encodes:
- a CDS encoding DUF2214 family protein; this translates as MLIDFVLASLHHLLVFGLIAMLVAEASLLRGTLDRQVLQRLAGIDMGYGICAMLLIVVGIARVAFGIKGHDFYLHNPWFHAKVGAFLLVGLLSILPTVRFLRWRKALAANPIYVPDAAEIAKLRGIVRFELLLLAAIFVLAAAMARHGGLGL
- a CDS encoding NRDE family protein, whose translation is MCLIALSWKHHPRYRLALIANRDEAHARPTSPAGADPDDSTVYGGRDLLAGGGWLMASTHGRLAAVTNVRAGQPEGTMPRSRGALVRGFAAGRASAQEALASIAPHAAEYGRFNTLAYDGQELAFASNYPAFQTHAVAPGLHAMSNGAFDAPWPKSGHATRALERWLASPAALDGATDDAALSPLFDALADTTAAPDDTLPDTGVGLELERLLSPPFVRGERYGTRCSSVVLIEDARITFVEQGFGPDGVRLGRTRATFPIA
- a CDS encoding DUF202 domain-containing protein, which translates into the protein MSAVDPTPPPLPAELAAQIQDKPDAATSSTTLSMYRTRLSVYRTQVSNLRSHLANERTHLSYLRTTVSLVGFGITLNRFSIYLIQQGKAPEGTRPLLENSGQAGIGMVVLGLILLVWSIYRYWRVGEDIEKGQYVARQKGTIVASFGLLVMGGLTAVWLFLF
- a CDS encoding MarC family protein translates to MPIELLTFLQTAPAVAASHTYTLSASKVFLFFFIMLGPLKLIGPFFMQTRALPPAQARAIAWKVFAISVAAVLVAAFLGASLLRKWQIAPTVMQLAAGLVFLLVALQMVLSQYEPPTPPADAPPEPQLMRLVFPIAVTPYGVATVIVLMAISADMQRSVSVLGLAIAVMALNLLAMLFARTVMRGFGPLVLQILGAVLGILQVALALQFIVMSLGQMGLRIVT
- a CDS encoding cytochrome c-type biogenesis protein, producing the protein MLGTGSALAQVATDASPLTFTGSTEEKRFHALVSELRCVMCQNQSLADSNAQIAVDLRREVLQLMRQGKSDAEIKDFLVARYGEFVLYRPQVESKTWLLWFGPAVVLLAGGFIVAGAVRHRSRRSATTTPDERNEEQEW
- a CDS encoding homoserine O-acetyltransferase — encoded protein: MTEFIPPGTRWFDLPSPFPMKRGGELQGARVAFETWGTLNAARDNAVLIVTGLSPDAHAASNEANPEAGWWEAMIGPGKPIDSDRWFVICVNSLGSCKGSTGPASINPITGDLYRLDFPDLSVEDGADASAHLVRGLGIEHLACLIGNSMGGMTALAFLLRHPGLARNHINISGAAKALPFSIAIRSLQREAIRLDPNWNHGQYDDAHYPESGMRMARKLGVITYRSALEWDGRFGRVRLDSDRADEDPFGLEFEVESYLEGHARRFVRRFDPNCYLYLSRSMDWFDIGEYGGGLASIRLEKALAIGVHTDILFPLQQQEEIADGLRAGGTEATFLPLPSPQGHDAFLVDIARFGPAVADFLNALQAPSEGARTDED
- a CDS encoding tetratricopeptide repeat protein, which gives rise to MWGFVIAGLVLAVLTLTYVLRPLWRTRRVAGVAVIVGLTLATALAYLAVGTPTALDFAQRRAPETLADAIAQLEAELKRDPNQVEGWRLLGRAYVAEGNAAKAADALARAVKLVPDDPDLLAEAAEMRALAAPERRFDAQGVAMLRQAIELQPMHQRARWFLGIAQRQAAQPAEAAKTWEPLLAVVDAAAAAPLRAQIDAARAEAGLSPLPPSATPAASAPAQGGLTVKVTIAPELAAKVPANASLFVIARQAGGPPMPVAVEKLPATDFPREVMLDDGDSPMPTMKLSQLDQVEVLARISASGNAMPQPGDLEAKAKPSGKSGAIELVIDQVRP
- a CDS encoding cysteine dioxygenase family protein, with the translated sequence MNATDTLPDFDFPGHDKLVAAIDAAVSHGDEHAVTSALRTTLCSMIRDRDVRLPECVHEPITDHYARRELYRSREHGYSVVAMTWGPGQGTPVHDHSGLWCVEGVWDGELEITQYELLEREGERFRFRATGGMHAGPGSAGSLIPPHEYHTIRNASDDAVAVSLHIYKAPMESCATFMPEQGEWFSRVAKVLCTDDVD
- a CDS encoding DUF1579 family protein — translated: MGKKEFEASIANGAHRRMAGMIGEWEGTFRLWFQPDHVACEAPQRGTIRGVLDGRFLLHEYRTRFDEEPIEGLALYGLHLDDNAYESAWVESFGTGTSIMFSTGPATAEHFNVLGSYGDGQGGPRWDWRTEIEQPDPDQLIITMTNISPQGEAARAVEVRYRRVTNAGV